ATAAATCTCCTTTGTGCACCAATTGATTTTTCTCAACCTTGATTTGTCCCTGCTCAACGTACGTCGTAGTAATGAATGCTCTTTTCTTTGCAACTAAATTCCTTGGTTCTACCGTTTCGACTTCTTCAGGAAGTTCTTTTTGGACAACATTGAAGTGAAAAGTCGTCCCTTCAAGTGTTACACCGATCCAAGTAACCTCGTCCATTTTTTCGGTAGCCAAATATTGTATTTCTCTTGGGTCAGGTAACCGAAAAATGAGCTTGCCCTTTTGAATACCCATTTCATCAATTACCTTTTGAAGATGATGCTCCGTTTTCGGATCTGCTCCTCTTATTTCAATATTCCAAACGGTATTAGACATTAGGAAAACGATGATAAAAAAAATAAATAAACCAATTACGAATCCACTTCTAGATATCATCTTTCGAACAAGAGAAGGCGCACCCTTACGATGAATGACTTTAAAGGTACAGCCCATATTACGAAGCGGCACCCGAATTTTAAGTGCATCATCCGTATACATGTGTAATACTAAGTGATCGGTTCGGCTAACTTCCCAAATTTGTATATTATTTTTTAAACAATAGTTGAGAAAACGCTCGGAATCTTCTCCTTTTACTTTAATCCTAACGGTCCCCCGGAGATACTTTGTCCAAATTTTTGTCATCGTTTCTCCCCTCCAAAAAAATTCACGAAATATTTATGTAACGCACATCTGAGATTGTTCCTTCAAGTAAAATTTCTTCAGGAAGAATAGTCTTCAACACAAAATGATTACCAGAAATCAATAGTTCACCTTGTTCGAGGTTCAACCTGAGTTCTTGATTGGAAAATGTTTTCACACCTCTATGATTTTCAATATATATGTGAAGGTGACCGATCATTGTGATTCTTGGTAGGTCCATTACGACATCTGCTGGTAGTTCTAATGAATGCGACATCCAACTTTTAATTTTTTGTCTCCACTGCGCCATAATCGAACCCCCTCTCATCTCATTTTTATGATGGAAATCGATAAAGTATCACTCAGGAATTCAATGTTCTAGCTTATGATGGGGAAGAAACTTTAAACACTACAAATTTTGGTGATGATGCGATTTCTGTTGTTGGGTTCCAACTTCTCGACTCTTGTGTTTCACTTGTCGAATTCTCAGCATTGAACAAAAAAAGCTGTGCACAAATGTGCACAGCTTTTTTTGATATTATCTTTGATTCATTTTTGTAGAGTGTGGCTTTCTCGATCGAGGAGGACCGAGGATTTCTGCCCAAATGACCCCTTGGGCAACATTGTCTGGATTGGGTATGAGATCGCTTTTTGACGCTTTTAATTTTGGTTTAGATTTTGAACGCACTGGCCTAATCGTTCTTTGCATTCGGTCAGACCGATCTGTAGTTGACCGATCTGTAATCGACCGGTCAAATTCTTCGCGTTTTTCCATATACATTTCTTCAATGTTCGTTTGTACCTTTTTAGAGCGTTCAGAAGGCTGTCTAGCTGGGCGTGAAGAGCGAGAACGCTCTTCACGTGGCATTGACATTGTTTCCGCTTGATGAGGATTGTGTTGCCTCTGACGGTTCTTCCCAGGCTGTTGTTCTTCATTGTACTTCTCCATTTGACGTTTGAAGAAGCTGTAGATCCCACCAATGATCAAGATTACAAAAAAGAGGTTTGCCATCAGCAGTTCTATTAATTTTTCTAGCACTAGTAAGTGCCCCCTCCAGAAGGATCATCTTCATCTTTCGGATCCGTTGCTTTACCGATTGACCCTCTCATGTCTGTGTCAGCTTTCACATTATTGTAGTTCATGTAATCCATTACACCGATATTGCCTGAACGTAATGCCTCAGCCATCGCCATAGGTACTTCTGCTTCCGCTTCCACAACTTTTGCACGCATTTCTTCAACACGAGCCTTCATCTCTTGCTCTTGGGCTACAGCCATTGCACGACGTTCTTCTGCCTTAGCTTGTGCAATATTCTTATCTGCTTCTGCTTGTTCTGTTTGCAATTCAGCTCCGATGTTCTTGCCGATATCAACATCAGCAATATCGATCGAGAGGATTTCAAACGCTGTACCTGCATCTAGTCCTTTTGTTAAGACTGTTTGCGAGATTAAATCTGGATTTTCTAACACTTTCTTATGGTTGTCAGAAGAACCTATCGTGGATACGATACCTTCACCTACACGAGCAAGTACTGTATCTTCTCCTGCACCACCGACTAGTCGTTCGATATTAGCACGTACTGTAATTCTTGCTTTCGCTTTAACTTCAATTCCATCCATTGCAACACCCGCAATAAATGGCGTTTCGATTACTTTCGGGTTTACACTCATTTGAACAGCTTCTAGTACGTCACGACCAGCTAAGTCAATCGCTGCACAACGCTCGAAACTTAATTCGATATTTGCTCTGTGAGCTGCAATTAATGCGTTAACCACTCGGTCGACATTACCACCAGCTAAATAGTGAGACTCAAGCTGGTTCGTGCTTAGTTCAAGTCCAGCTTTTACCGCTTTGATCAACGGATTAATAACACGGGACGGTATAACTCGTCTTAAGCGCATTCCGATTAGTG
This Pseudalkalibacillus berkeleyi DNA region includes the following protein-coding sequences:
- the yqfD gene encoding sporulation protein YqfD: MTKIWTKYLRGTVRIKVKGEDSERFLNYCLKNNIQIWEVSRTDHLVLHMYTDDALKIRVPLRNMGCTFKVIHRKGAPSLVRKMISRSGFVIGLFIFFIIVFLMSNTVWNIEIRGADPKTEHHLQKVIDEMGIQKGKLIFRLPDPREIQYLATEKMDEVTWIGVTLEGTTFHFNVVQKELPEEVETVEPRNLVAKKRAFITTTYVEQGQIKVEKNQLVHKGDLLVSGQIGKDKHMRTVAAKGKVFGETWYRSDVSVPLKSSFETYTGNKKVRHYVSIFGMNVPIWGFGKIEYKHFEEIEDVNTFRMFNWEIPLSYVKKDVLESERVIREYTAEKAVSMAKQMADEEMESYLDEEATIKSGKILHHTIDNGKVNVSMYYKVIENIVEEQPIIGGD
- the floA gene encoding flotillin-like protein FloA (flotillin-like protein involved in membrane lipid rafts); its protein translation is MDQNVLFMVILIGAIVIALAVLFTFVPVALWISALAAGVRVSIFTLIGMRLRRVIPSRVINPLIKAVKAGLELSTNQLESHYLAGGNVDRVVNALIAAHRANIELSFERCAAIDLAGRDVLEAVQMSVNPKVIETPFIAGVAMDGIEVKAKARITVRANIERLVGGAGEDTVLARVGEGIVSTIGSSDNHKKVLENPDLISQTVLTKGLDAGTAFEILSIDIADVDIGKNIGAELQTEQAEADKNIAQAKAEERRAMAVAQEQEMKARVEEMRAKVVEAEAEVPMAMAEALRSGNIGVMDYMNYNNVKADTDMRGSIGKATDPKDEDDPSGGGTY
- the yqfC gene encoding sporulation protein YqfC, which encodes MAQWRQKIKSWMSHSLELPADVVMDLPRITMIGHLHIYIENHRGVKTFSNQELRLNLEQGELLISGNHFVLKTILPEEILLEGTISDVRYINIS